In Fibrobacter sp. UWR3, a single window of DNA contains:
- a CDS encoding FISUMP domain-containing protein, with amino-acid sequence MKHSLYTAFACAAFLAACGDDDNDFIARPDGAKSSSSMARNYSSTTEPYTIVDQFNPRISYGEMVDDRDGQTYRTVKIGDQTWMAENLNYRDLRKVWDYDSSSFCYNDSAIYCERYGRFYPWSTAMDSIGTWSTNGKGCGGNGCTPTYPVRGICPSGWHLPDSTEWRILINTAGGDSIAGEHLKSRSPDWETQVNYDDKKRYGGKDTYGFSALASGTYWDIRVGVACIPRLSTEIWTSTSYYSTDAYAIHLDIFNNNAWYYTPKKRSSNPVRCVKD; translated from the coding sequence ATGAAGCACTCACTCTACACCGCATTTGCATGCGCAGCGTTCCTCGCCGCCTGCGGCGACGACGACAACGATTTTATCGCGCGCCCTGATGGCGCAAAGTCTTCGTCGAGCATGGCAAGGAATTATTCCAGTACAACGGAACCTTACACCATCGTAGACCAATTTAACCCCAGAATCTCGTACGGTGAGATGGTTGACGACCGTGACGGTCAAACATACAGGACCGTAAAAATTGGGGACCAAACCTGGATGGCAGAAAATCTGAACTACCGAGACCTGCGCAAAGTATGGGATTATGATTCAAGCAGCTTCTGTTATAACGATTCAGCCATTTATTGCGAAAGATACGGACGTTTTTACCCATGGAGTACAGCCATGGACAGCATTGGGACTTGGAGTACTAACGGCAAAGGTTGTGGAGGAAACGGATGCACTCCGACTTATCCAGTACGAGGCATTTGTCCAAGTGGCTGGCACCTGCCAGACTCGACAGAATGGAGAATCTTGATTAACACAGCGGGTGGAGACTCAATCGCAGGCGAACATTTAAAATCCAGAAGCCCAGATTGGGAAACTCAAGTCAATTATGATGACAAAAAAAGATATGGAGGAAAAGACACTTACGGATTTTCCGCACTTGCTTCTGGCACATATTGGGACATCCGTGTAGGTGTTGCATGCATTCCACGCCTTTCAACGGAAATATGGACATCAACATCTTACTATTCGACAGACGCATACGCCATACATTTGGATATATTCAACAACAACGCGTGGTATTATACCCCCAAAAAAAGATCAAGTAATCCTGTCCGCTGCGTGAAGGACTAG
- a CDS encoding ABC transporter permease: MTTILLPDTLTATNSKDLLRNCTKQLRSGALCLDGSNLASMDYSGDAFFALLAELSEKTGNALTLAHFNADIKAHLSALRKMEPPARPAKGTNNVLEMLGGIGFAVLKESFEVLTLLFMSIYWTVFGPFDKGKIHFGGVAKQMFKLGSEAMGICFLMVALICLTMALQSSIMLNAVGGGSYLASGLGFLIFAEIGPLLTTIILAGRSGSAVAAEIANMSVCEEVKAIKSMAIPPVQYLVVPRFIAMSVATPILSFCASIFGCFSGFLIAYFFCDISFSNYMMGIRDGIAPITFLKSSIKALVFGWIVTLIACNKGLNAHGGAEAVGKATTSSVVAAICCIVLADTLFAFIFY; encoded by the coding sequence ATGACGACTATTCTCTTGCCAGATACGCTCACGGCGACGAACAGCAAAGACCTGCTCCGGAATTGCACGAAGCAGCTCCGTAGCGGTGCGCTGTGCCTTGACGGCAGCAATCTCGCAAGCATGGACTACAGCGGCGACGCGTTCTTCGCGCTCCTCGCCGAACTTTCCGAAAAGACGGGCAACGCGCTCACCCTCGCCCACTTCAACGCCGATATCAAGGCGCACCTTTCTGCACTCCGCAAGATGGAGCCGCCCGCAAGGCCCGCGAAGGGTACGAACAACGTTCTCGAGATGCTCGGTGGCATCGGCTTTGCCGTGCTGAAGGAATCCTTCGAGGTCCTCACGCTCCTGTTCATGTCCATCTACTGGACCGTCTTCGGGCCGTTCGACAAGGGCAAGATCCATTTTGGCGGTGTCGCCAAGCAGATGTTCAAGCTCGGGAGCGAAGCCATGGGAATATGTTTCTTGATGGTCGCCCTCATCTGCCTTACGATGGCGCTCCAGAGTTCCATCATGCTGAACGCGGTGGGCGGCGGCTCCTACCTCGCCTCTGGTCTCGGCTTCCTCATCTTCGCAGAAATCGGCCCGCTCCTCACGACCATCATCCTCGCGGGCCGTTCCGGCAGTGCCGTCGCCGCCGAAATTGCGAACATGAGCGTGTGCGAAGAAGTCAAGGCCATCAAGTCGATGGCCATCCCGCCGGTGCAGTACCTGGTGGTGCCGCGCTTTATCGCCATGAGCGTCGCAACGCCCATCCTCTCGTTCTGCGCCTCCATTTTCGGGTGCTTCTCGGGGTTCCTCATCGCGTACTTCTTCTGCGACATTTCGTTTTCCAACTACATGATGGGCATCCGCGACGGTATCGCGCCCATCACGTTCCTAAAGAGCAGCATCAAGGCGCTCGTCTTCGGCTGGATAGTGACGCTCATCGCCTGCAACAAGGGTCTGAACGCGCACGGCGGCGCAGAAGCCGTGGGCAAGGCAACCACATCGAGCGTGGTCGCCGCAATTTGCTGCATCGTGCTCGCCGACACCCTCTTCGCCTTCATATTCTACTAG
- a CDS encoding ABC transporter ATP-binding protein has translation MEEILKVDHLKASYGRESILKDISFGVKRGEIRMVLGSSGCGKSTLLNNILKFIKSDAGTITYFGKTFGAKEGLDSETRMRTGVLFQSGALIADLTIAENAMLPLKRSMPYMPKSQMEAIVADRLEKVHLLHAFHKYPGEISGGMKKRAALARAIALKPELLFCDEPSTGLDPVTARSLDELLLELRDTLKVSMVIVSHELESIKIICDRFVYLKDGYVLKDATLQEGMESDDPTLRHFFNRQCPKEEYSEGLYHFNFID, from the coding sequence ATGGAAGAAATCCTGAAAGTAGATCACCTGAAGGCAAGTTACGGGCGCGAGTCCATTCTGAAGGACATTTCCTTCGGGGTGAAGCGCGGCGAAATCCGCATGGTGCTCGGGAGTTCGGGCTGCGGTAAATCGACGCTCCTGAACAACATCCTGAAGTTCATCAAGTCCGACGCAGGCACTATCACCTACTTCGGCAAGACCTTCGGTGCAAAGGAAGGCCTTGACAGCGAGACCCGCATGCGTACGGGCGTGCTCTTCCAGAGCGGGGCCCTCATCGCCGACCTGACCATCGCCGAGAATGCGATGTTGCCGCTCAAGCGCAGCATGCCCTACATGCCCAAGAGCCAGATGGAAGCCATCGTGGCCGACCGCCTGGAGAAGGTGCACCTGCTGCACGCCTTCCACAAGTACCCGGGCGAAATTTCGGGCGGTATGAAGAAGCGCGCAGCCCTCGCCCGCGCCATCGCGCTCAAGCCGGAACTGCTCTTTTGCGACGAACCTTCCACGGGCCTCGACCCGGTGACGGCCCGCTCCCTCGACGAACTTTTGCTCGAACTGCGCGACACGCTCAAGGTATCGATGGTCATCGTGAGCCACGAACTCGAGAGCATCAAGATTATCTGCGACAGATTTGTGTACCTCAAGGACGGCTACGTGCTCAAGGACGCCACGCTGCAAGAAGGCATGGAATCCGACGACCCCACGCTACGTCACTTTTTCAACCGGCAGTGCCCCAAGGAGGAATACTCCGAGGGACTCTACCACTTTAATTTTATAGATTGA
- a CDS encoding MlaD family protein, translating to METTRSERIKLGAFMLLCGILICVFLGYVLKRYLSEQYDNYYTIFDTSVNGLFVDAKVKLNGIDVGSVTRITINEENLNEVVVAFKVTHGTPIKIGTRAGMTAGMNLTGEKQVVLSGGSFSEPNVPEGGLVPAEVSHFDHITNQAGNIVAHVDSVLMNVNTLLSAENAENLSKAIKNFEEVTANLKRVTQGMAKPIENISKSAESMHRVMGEIEEAKIAAKAGEDLDILKEKLDAIDTKAMNENLTKAMESISQLSKRLDGMVYKNQDQVGDAIVELNAVLENLEEFSQKIKNNPSALIREPAKTRRK from the coding sequence ATGGAAACCACCCGATCCGAAAGAATTAAACTTGGCGCGTTCATGCTGCTGTGCGGAATACTCATCTGCGTATTCCTCGGCTACGTGCTCAAGCGCTACCTGAGCGAACAGTACGACAACTACTACACCATCTTCGACACCTCGGTGAACGGGCTCTTTGTAGACGCGAAGGTCAAGCTGAACGGCATCGACGTCGGTAGCGTCACGCGCATCACGATTAACGAGGAAAACCTGAACGAGGTCGTGGTCGCCTTCAAGGTCACGCACGGAACGCCTATCAAGATTGGCACCCGCGCGGGCATGACGGCAGGCATGAACCTCACCGGCGAAAAGCAGGTGGTGCTCTCGGGCGGCTCTTTCTCGGAACCGAACGTCCCCGAAGGCGGGCTCGTGCCGGCGGAAGTTTCGCACTTTGACCACATCACGAACCAGGCGGGCAATATCGTCGCGCACGTGGATTCCGTCCTCATGAACGTCAACACGCTGCTCTCTGCAGAGAATGCAGAAAACCTGAGCAAGGCCATCAAGAATTTTGAAGAAGTGACGGCAAACCTGAAGCGCGTCACGCAGGGCATGGCAAAGCCCATCGAGAACATTTCCAAGTCCGCCGAATCGATGCACCGCGTGATGGGTGAAATCGAAGAAGCGAAGATTGCCGCGAAGGCGGGCGAAGACCTCGACATCCTGAAGGAAAAGCTCGACGCCATCGACACGAAGGCGATGAACGAGAACTTGACGAAGGCGATGGAATCCATCAGCCAGCTCTCGAAGCGGCTCGACGGCATGGTCTACAAGAACCAGGACCAGGTGGGGGACGCCATCGTGGAACTGAACGCCGTACTCGAGAACCTCGAAGAGTTCAGCCAAAAAATCAAGAACAACCCCTCCGCGCTCATCCGCGAACCCGCAAAGACCCGCCGCAAATAA
- a CDS encoding ABC-type transport auxiliary lipoprotein family protein has product MRKVFKILSTLSPWSRQAIGSKAFAGMTRAAKVLFVAIVALAAMTLTACFGGSTSEPTRYFTLAVENIDMPAAGEANGRLQVRKFTIDQAYQRNNIVYRESAYDFMFYDLDLWASRPEQMVAQVAAEYIVKSGLFASVDTRASGKPDFELLGHIDAIEEIDEGSSQYARLSLKLTLQKPDSDAPLWEKRFDERQSVSSREPRLVAEAISKLLGKYMEEALGAIAGAGK; this is encoded by the coding sequence ATGCGCAAAGTTTTTAAGATTCTATCGACATTGTCACCCTGGAGCCGTCAGGCGATAGGGTCCAAAGCCTTCGCGGGAATGACGAGAGCCGCGAAAGTGTTGTTTGTCGCAATTGTCGCACTTGCCGCCATGACGCTTACCGCATGCTTTGGCGGGAGCACGAGCGAACCCACCCGCTACTTCACACTTGCCGTCGAAAACATCGACATGCCGGCCGCAGGTGAAGCAAACGGCCGCCTGCAGGTGCGCAAGTTCACCATCGACCAGGCCTACCAGAGGAACAACATCGTCTACCGCGAATCCGCTTACGACTTCATGTTCTACGACCTGGACCTGTGGGCATCTCGCCCCGAGCAAATGGTGGCGCAGGTCGCCGCAGAATACATCGTGAAAAGCGGGCTTTTCGCATCGGTCGATACCCGCGCCTCGGGCAAGCCCGATTTTGAACTCCTGGGCCACATCGACGCCATCGAGGAAATCGACGAAGGCTCCTCGCAGTATGCACGCCTTTCCCTCAAGCTTACGCTCCAGAAACCCGACAGTGACGCTCCCCTCTGGGAAAAGCGCTTCGACGAAAGGCAATCCGTGAGCAGTCGCGAGCCCCGCCTTGTGGCAGAGGCCATCTCGAAGCTCCTCGGCAAGTACATGGAAGAAGCCCTCGGGGCCATCGCCGGCGCAGGCAAGTAA
- a CDS encoding CotH kinase family protein has protein sequence MFDYILSRKIFPATLAFGLGLTFQACSDDPSSPKGEDEPIPVPKEELHTSEAPTLRLTEVSSLNLSWLDHEGDDPAWVEIFNSGDKDVNLKGYSLVENLTNPQKWVFRGETIPAGAYRTVFLDKKDISTIEGMVDGVDDEGHVLHARTHTNWKLDKKGGTLYIIDNHNAIHDSLTYPALPAGISYGKVSDGSLKYFAVATPEALNDDAGAYATLAPTFDFGTKSAGFYASEITLDPPAVPEGTTVRCTQNGSKPTEASPEFTAPITISKNTVFRCAAFQPGALTTDVITKTFFIGETARMPVVAVSVDSAFFKESYIKTNAETPKSAPAGLFEEKEFPVHVEYFPDGSKSTAPAWEVDAGISIMGGYSRLKDKKSVAIVMREQYQDGKIDYPLFETRKDINSKFRGFNLRNNGNRFVSDYIGDAMGGAILEGSGVDYQRSRQVVVFYNGKYYGIHDMRERFNKHYVETNYGIDANSVTMVKHLGHDVTASNGSVDEYKTLLSFVAQNDFSGENNKNYEMVKTLMDVGNFADYMAAEIYIHNGDWPNNNVRAWKSPEQPWKFMVYDLDHGFDWMWGVNGGEFSQSTDIFPWIKKGGGNKPCKDEGCFANLYIQLIKNPEFQRVFLNRSAMMLQNNLNGANVTRVVDAMTATIDTAEINRDLKKFKQDEMYYKNSCGKGFSKTGSCLKEWSEERDASVVQDYYFEFGMTSMVTMNLNVTGSGYITVEGRPAPTPAYAGKFFAGIGMVITAVPVSGSVFTGWSDGETANPRFVVNEEGASYTAVFK, from the coding sequence ATGTTTGATTATATCCTTTCGCGCAAGATTTTCCCCGCGACACTCGCATTCGGATTGGGCCTCACGTTCCAGGCCTGCTCCGACGACCCTTCCTCACCCAAAGGCGAAGACGAGCCCATACCCGTCCCGAAAGAGGAACTGCATACCTCCGAAGCACCGACGCTCAGGCTTACCGAAGTTTCTTCGCTCAACCTCTCGTGGCTCGATCACGAGGGCGATGACCCCGCGTGGGTAGAAATTTTCAACTCGGGCGACAAGGACGTGAACCTCAAGGGCTACTCGCTGGTCGAGAACCTCACGAACCCGCAGAAGTGGGTGTTCCGTGGCGAGACCATCCCCGCGGGCGCATACCGCACCGTATTCCTCGACAAGAAGGACATCTCCACCATCGAGGGCATGGTGGACGGCGTCGATGACGAAGGCCACGTGCTGCACGCCCGCACGCACACCAACTGGAAGCTCGACAAAAAGGGCGGCACGCTCTACATCATCGACAACCACAACGCCATTCACGACAGCCTCACCTACCCCGCACTCCCCGCCGGCATCAGCTACGGCAAGGTTTCGGACGGAAGCCTCAAGTATTTTGCCGTCGCGACTCCCGAAGCCCTCAACGACGATGCGGGTGCATACGCGACACTCGCCCCCACGTTTGACTTCGGCACCAAGAGCGCGGGCTTTTACGCAAGCGAAATCACACTCGACCCGCCCGCCGTACCGGAAGGCACCACCGTCCGCTGCACGCAGAACGGCTCTAAGCCCACCGAAGCCTCGCCCGAATTCACCGCACCGATTACCATTTCAAAAAACACGGTCTTCCGTTGTGCCGCATTCCAGCCCGGAGCGCTCACGACCGACGTGATTACCAAGACGTTCTTCATCGGCGAAACGGCCCGCATGCCGGTCGTCGCGGTCAGCGTCGATTCCGCGTTCTTCAAGGAAAGCTACATCAAGACCAACGCCGAAACTCCGAAGAGCGCACCCGCAGGCCTTTTTGAGGAAAAGGAATTCCCCGTGCACGTGGAATACTTCCCCGACGGTAGCAAGTCCACTGCACCCGCATGGGAAGTCGACGCAGGCATTTCCATCATGGGCGGCTACAGCAGGCTCAAGGACAAGAAGTCCGTCGCAATTGTGATGCGCGAGCAGTACCAGGACGGAAAAATCGACTACCCGCTGTTCGAGACCCGCAAGGACATCAACAGCAAGTTCCGCGGGTTCAACCTGCGCAACAACGGCAACCGATTCGTGAGCGACTACATCGGCGATGCAATGGGCGGCGCAATTCTCGAAGGGAGCGGCGTCGACTACCAGCGTAGCCGCCAGGTGGTGGTGTTCTACAACGGAAAGTACTACGGCATCCACGACATGCGCGAACGCTTCAACAAGCATTACGTAGAAACTAACTACGGAATCGACGCGAACTCGGTCACGATGGTAAAGCACCTCGGCCACGACGTCACCGCAAGCAACGGATCTGTCGACGAATACAAGACGCTCCTGAGTTTCGTGGCGCAGAACGACTTCAGTGGCGAAAACAACAAGAACTACGAGATGGTAAAGACCCTCATGGACGTGGGCAACTTCGCCGACTACATGGCGGCTGAAATCTACATCCACAACGGCGACTGGCCGAACAACAACGTGCGCGCCTGGAAGAGCCCCGAGCAACCGTGGAAATTCATGGTGTACGACCTCGACCACGGATTTGACTGGATGTGGGGTGTGAACGGCGGCGAATTCAGCCAGAGCACCGACATTTTCCCGTGGATAAAGAAGGGCGGCGGAAACAAGCCCTGCAAGGACGAAGGCTGCTTCGCGAACCTGTACATACAACTTATCAAGAACCCGGAATTCCAGCGCGTGTTCCTGAACAGGTCTGCCATGATGTTGCAGAACAACCTGAACGGGGCCAACGTGACCCGCGTGGTTGACGCGATGACAGCGACCATCGACACGGCCGAAATAAACCGCGACCTGAAAAAGTTCAAGCAGGACGAGATGTACTACAAGAACTCCTGCGGCAAGGGCTTCAGCAAGACGGGCAGTTGCCTCAAGGAATGGTCCGAAGAGCGCGACGCAAGCGTTGTTCAGGACTACTACTTCGAATTCGGGATGACGAGCATGGTGACCATGAACCTGAACGTCACCGGGAGCGGATACATCACCGTGGAAGGCAGGCCCGCCCCCACGCCGGCTTATGCGGGTAAGTTCTTCGCGGGCATCGGGATGGTCATCACCGCAGTCCCGGTCAGCGGCTCCGTGTTTACCGGATGGAGCGATGGCGAGACCGCAAACCCGAGATTCGTCGTGAACGAAGAAGGCGCGAGCTACACCGCCGTGTTTAAGTGA
- the metH gene encoding methionine synthase, with the protein MTLREAFENKMLLLDGGMGSVIQTYGIKGANNDMLSIEKPEIILDIQRRYVDAGVDCLTTNTFSSQRVSQHEYHQEHRIAEMNRAAVKIAKQAAAEAMEKYGRQVYILGDVGPTSKMLSMSEDVNDPASRSITFDELEDAYLEQIQVLVDEGVDAILIETIFDTLNAKAAASAFTKVMEKVSRPVEVMFSMTVSDASGRTLSGQTVEAFAVSVMHMHPLSIGLNCGLGADGMVPYLRRMGKVAPCYISCHPNAGLPNQFGGYDDTPEDMVRLMGVYLDDKLVNMIGGCCGTTPEHIAAMRKMLDALPADYERRKPAPKYATSPLLRLAGLEPLFKEQVRPSDGADSCNAEDFVKVGERCNVAGSKKFLRLINEKNYDEALDIARKQVEDGADVIDVNMDDGLLDATAEMQTFLNLIASDPAVSRVPIMVDSSRFEVIEAGLKCIQGKSIVNSISLKMGEQAFIEHALTIKRLGAAVIVMLFDEEGQATNYERRVNIAARAYDILVKQLNFAPSDIIFDPNVLTVATGMAEHNAYAIDFIRAVRWIMDNLPGVRISGGLSNLSFAFRGNNYLREAMHTTFLHYAIPNGMGMAIMNPSAIIEYKTIPLELRMAITEVLLNTEPDASEALIEIASRMTAAAAAAKEAGTKYDPKAIFAMSTGAGSSDAGSNSVADSAQAKTTPEERLQEALLKGTSTTLQPDLMELINRGDSPVGIISGPLMDGMNEVGRRFGEGKMFLPQVVKTARTMKKAVEILQPYIEAGKDANASSRGKIVIATVKGDVHDIGKNIVSVIMACNGYEMVDLGVMIPEDVIVKAVIENKADILSLSGLITPSLEEMCTVAKAMQAAGQRIPIIVGGATTSPTHTAVKIAPCYEGPVFHVRDAASNPGLVQKLLDPATSEQTIQENREEQQRIRDKQNGIQTEAASAMAAAEKTPLERRYLCDWSKYQPVEPPFMGESKLPPIALEKVIPLISWEYFFFTWKIKPDQEEAKKLKADAEALIKSLTKPEYALRAVQAFYPAAGTENSIKFNTGRTGTDSDFVEVVTARQQNPEGTCLALCDYVAPANANTASIFAAPAGKDVFRDIVGAFAVTVSDAFVKRLEKLKAEQGGSDYDVLLMQTVADRLAEAGAEYLSQELARTKGWKGIRPAVGYPVLPNIKEIFNVAKLIDFNSVGISLTENGAMYPQASVSGLYISHPEIDYFHVKV; encoded by the coding sequence ATGACGCTACGTGAAGCTTTCGAAAACAAGATGTTGCTGCTGGACGGCGGCATGGGTTCCGTGATTCAGACTTACGGGATCAAGGGCGCGAACAACGACATGCTCTCCATCGAGAAGCCGGAAATCATTCTCGATATCCAGCGCCGCTACGTGGATGCGGGCGTGGACTGCCTGACGACGAATACGTTCTCGAGCCAGCGCGTGAGCCAGCACGAATACCACCAGGAACACCGCATTGCCGAAATGAACCGCGCCGCTGTGAAGATTGCGAAGCAGGCCGCGGCAGAGGCCATGGAAAAGTACGGACGACAGGTGTACATCCTGGGTGACGTAGGCCCCACGAGCAAGATGCTCTCGATGAGCGAAGACGTGAACGACCCCGCGAGCCGTAGCATTACTTTTGACGAACTGGAAGACGCCTACCTGGAACAGATTCAGGTGCTGGTGGATGAAGGCGTCGACGCCATCCTGATTGAAACGATTTTCGATACGCTGAACGCGAAGGCCGCCGCAAGTGCTTTTACGAAAGTGATGGAAAAAGTTTCACGCCCGGTTGAGGTGATGTTCTCCATGACAGTGAGCGACGCCTCGGGCAGAACACTTTCGGGCCAGACGGTGGAAGCATTCGCCGTGAGCGTGATGCACATGCACCCACTCTCCATCGGCCTGAACTGCGGTCTCGGTGCCGACGGCATGGTGCCGTACCTGCGCCGCATGGGCAAGGTTGCGCCCTGCTACATTAGCTGTCACCCGAATGCGGGTCTCCCGAACCAGTTCGGCGGTTACGACGACACGCCCGAAGACATGGTGCGCCTGATGGGCGTTTACCTGGACGACAAGCTGGTGAACATGATTGGCGGCTGCTGCGGTACCACGCCGGAACACATCGCCGCCATGCGCAAGATGCTCGACGCCCTGCCGGCCGATTACGAACGCCGCAAGCCCGCGCCCAAGTACGCAACAAGCCCGCTACTCCGACTCGCGGGTCTCGAGCCGCTGTTCAAGGAACAGGTACGCCCCAGCGACGGTGCTGACAGCTGCAACGCCGAAGACTTCGTGAAGGTGGGCGAACGCTGCAACGTCGCCGGCTCCAAGAAGTTCCTGCGACTGATTAACGAGAAGAATTACGACGAAGCGCTGGACATTGCACGCAAGCAGGTCGAAGACGGCGCCGACGTGATCGACGTGAACATGGACGATGGCCTCTTGGACGCCACTGCCGAAATGCAGACCTTCCTGAACCTGATTGCCTCGGACCCGGCCGTGAGCCGCGTGCCCATCATGGTGGACTCTTCCCGATTCGAAGTCATCGAGGCGGGCCTCAAGTGCATCCAGGGCAAGAGCATCGTGAACTCCATCTCCCTCAAGATGGGCGAACAGGCGTTTATCGAGCACGCGCTCACCATCAAGCGCCTGGGGGCCGCCGTCATCGTGATGCTCTTTGACGAAGAAGGCCAGGCCACCAACTACGAGCGTCGCGTGAATATTGCCGCCCGCGCCTACGACATTCTGGTGAAGCAACTGAATTTCGCGCCATCGGACATCATCTTTGACCCGAACGTGCTGACGGTCGCTACCGGCATGGCGGAACACAACGCCTACGCCATCGACTTTATCCGCGCGGTCCGCTGGATTATGGACAACCTGCCCGGCGTGCGCATCTCGGGCGGTCTTTCGAACCTCTCGTTCGCTTTCCGCGGCAACAACTACCTGCGCGAAGCGATGCATACCACCTTCTTGCATTACGCGATTCCAAACGGTATGGGCATGGCCATCATGAACCCGAGCGCGATTATCGAATACAAGACGATTCCGCTGGAACTCCGCATGGCCATTACCGAAGTGCTGTTGAACACGGAACCGGACGCCAGCGAAGCGCTTATTGAAATTGCAAGCCGCATGACCGCGGCCGCCGCTGCCGCCAAGGAAGCGGGCACCAAGTACGACCCGAAGGCGATTTTCGCCATGAGCACGGGCGCGGGCAGTTCCGACGCGGGTAGCAACAGCGTCGCCGACTCCGCGCAGGCAAAAACCACGCCCGAGGAACGCCTGCAAGAAGCCTTACTCAAGGGAACCTCCACCACACTTCAGCCCGACCTGATGGAACTCATCAACCGCGGCGATAGTCCCGTGGGAATTATTTCCGGCCCGCTCATGGACGGCATGAACGAAGTCGGTCGCCGCTTCGGTGAAGGCAAGATGTTCTTGCCGCAAGTGGTGAAGACTGCCCGCACCATGAAGAAGGCGGTAGAAATCTTGCAGCCCTACATCGAGGCGGGCAAGGACGCGAATGCATCGAGCCGCGGGAAAATCGTGATTGCGACCGTGAAGGGCGACGTGCACGATATCGGCAAGAACATCGTCTCCGTGATTATGGCCTGTAACGGCTACGAGATGGTGGACCTCGGCGTGATGATTCCCGAAGATGTAATCGTGAAGGCGGTCATCGAGAACAAGGCCGATATATTGAGCCTCTCCGGATTGATTACGCCCTCGCTCGAAGAAATGTGCACTGTCGCGAAGGCCATGCAGGCTGCGGGCCAGCGCATCCCGATTATCGTCGGCGGCGCAACGACCTCGCCCACGCACACGGCCGTAAAGATTGCCCCGTGCTACGAAGGCCCCGTATTCCACGTGCGCGACGCCGCCAGCAACCCGGGCCTCGTGCAAAAGCTCTTGGACCCCGCGACCAGCGAGCAGACCATTCAGGAAAACCGCGAAGAACAGCAGCGCATTCGCGACAAGCAAAACGGCATCCAAACCGAAGCCGCAAGCGCCATGGCCGCAGCAGAGAAGACTCCGCTCGAACGCCGCTACCTTTGCGACTGGAGCAAGTACCAGCCGGTGGAGCCTCCGTTCATGGGCGAAAGCAAACTCCCGCCCATCGCGCTCGAAAAAGTCATCCCGCTTATCAGCTGGGAATACTTCTTCTTCACCTGGAAAATCAAGCCGGACCAAGAAGAAGCAAAGAAACTCAAGGCCGACGCCGAAGCGCTCATCAAGAGTCTCACAAAGCCCGAGTATGCGCTGCGTGCCGTGCAGGCGTTCTACCCTGCAGCCGGTACGGAAAATTCCATCAAGTTCAACACGGGCCGTACCGGCACCGACTCCGACTTTGTCGAAGTCGTGACGGCACGCCAGCAGAACCCGGAAGGCACCTGCCTTGCCCTCTGCGACTACGTTGCACCCGCAAACGCGAATACCGCAAGCATCTTCGCCGCTCCCGCCGGTAAGGATGTTTTCCGCGACATCGTGGGTGCCTTCGCCGTCACCGTGAGCGACGCCTTCGTCAAACGCCTCGAAAAGCTGAAAGCCGAACAGGGCGGCAGCGACTACGACGTTCTTTTGATGCAGACCGTCGCCGACCGCCTCGCCGAAGCCGGCGCCGAATACCTGAGCCAGGAACTCGCGCGCACCAAGGGCTGGAAGGGCATCCGCCCGGCCGTCGGCTACCCCGTGCTCCCGAACATCAAGGAAATCTTCAACGTCGCGAAACTCATCGATTTTAACAGCGTAGGCATCAGCCTCACCGAGAACGGCGCCATGTACCCGCAGGCCTCCGTGAGCGGCCTCTACATCAGCCACCCCGAAATCGACTACTTCCACGTGAAGGTGTAA